The genomic interval CACTCCCTCACACGACAGCCAGGTTCACCCTCAGCTTCCTACCGGCGTAACGCTCCCCCATTCACCCAGCACCCAGCGCCTGTCTGGTGTGTTAAGCCCTAAGCAGATCGCACCGGTGACCCCCAGCACCCAGCGGTCAATCCTCCCAGCTGCCCATCAACATCAATCATCAGGGCCAGCCTTCCGCCCTGCCCCCACCACCCCAAAGGCATCCCCACTCCCATCTCACCACAAGACGAACCACGCCTCTTCTCCGCTCACCGCCAATGTGGAACTGGAACTCCACCCGTCACCATCGCTATTCTTCAAGGAGACCCGTGGAGAGACACTCAAACCCACTGAACAACACCAAGTCTCAGTAGATATTAAAACACAGGTATCAGAGGCTAATTCAGATCTCCAGAAGCCTCAGAGTAAGGTAGATCTCCAGAACCCTCAGACTAAGGTAGATCTCCAGAACCCTCAGACTAAGGTAGATCTCCAGAACCCTCAGACTAAGGTAGATCTCCAGAACCCTCAGACTAAGGTAGATCTCCAGAACCCTCAGACTAAGGTAGATCTCCAGAACCCTCAGACTAAGGTAGATCTCAGTAAGCCTCAGAGTATGCCAGATCTCCAGAACCCTCAGACCAAGGTAGATCTCCAAAACCCTCAGAGTAAGGTAGATCTCAGTAAGCCTCAGAGTAAGGTAGATTCAGCTCCAAGTAAAGGTCAAGGACAGGGGTCAGGGTCAGGTCACAGTCATCAGGTAAAAGACAGTGACACATGCCCCAAGAAGGCCCAGGAAGCTCATCTCCTGAACTCACATGAAAACCGGGCAAGCAATGATAAGGCCAGACAGGGCAAGAAAGAGAAGGCTGACCTTGACCCCAGCATTAACAAAACAAGTAAAGGTCATCACAGAAGGCTTGGCTCAGGCTCCGGCAAGGTTGGAGGCCTAAGCAAAGGTCAGGCGAAGGATAGCAAGCTCCAGGAAGCAAGGCCCGGCCACAGCTCCAGCAAGGTCGCCAAGAGTGATTCAGGACCCAAGAAAGGCGACCAGACCAAGGTTGTTTCTACCGGCAACGACCACGCCAAGGGTGATTCAGGGCCCAAGAAAGGGGACCAGAGCAAGGCTGTTTCTACCGGCAAGGACCACGCCAAGGGTGATTCAGGACCCAAGAAAGGGGACCAGACCAAGGTTGTTTCTACCGGCAAAGACCACGCCAAGAGTGATTCAGGGCCGAAGAAAGGCGACCAGAGCAAGGTTGTTTCTACCGGCAACGACCACACCAAGAGTGATTCAGGGCCCAAGAAAGGGGACCAGAGCAAGGCTGTTTCTACCGGCAACGACCACACCAAGAGTGATTCAGGGCCGAAGAAAGGGGACCAGAGCAAGGCTGTTTCTACCGGGAAAGAGCAACAGTGTAGAGATGTTCCCAGAGCCATGCGAGGTCAGGACAAGACTTACGAGCTGCCCTTCGTAAGCACAGATGAACAAGAGAACCGTGACAATGAGGTTAGtgggtttttttcttgtttctaagTGACATACCTCCAAGGGGGAAGAGGCTGACACATTATCGTATAAACCGTCTTCTATATACACAGTTTCAACCCGTAAACTATCTCCTCCGCCCCACTTAACGAGCTTCATGAATAGTTGTCATTGAAAGGGTCAGTTATCGATGTCGTTTTGCAAtagttaagtttttttttgtctAGGGCTATAGCTATGGTAGGCTTgctttgaggggcctggatggtgtttggccccagcccgttatggcacagacaagtgtttatagtgacgccatcttctcctggctcatgctgccccccggaactcat from Eriocheir sinensis breed Jianghai 21 unplaced genomic scaffold, ASM2467909v1 Scaffold1006, whole genome shotgun sequence carries:
- the LOC126988914 gene encoding uncharacterized protein LOC126988914 isoform X22; its protein translation is MPVCAKLSVLDLLKMHIPRCPGCVCPVPAIACSGPQADADLLDILTFAGVIPEGNPVAPSQASSGTLLGKVDSGVEHLASFLQSQTSTQQHESPVLTPTPSHDSQVHPQLPTGVTLPHSPSTQRLSGVLSPKQIAPVTPSTQRSILPAAHQHQSSGPAFRPAPTTPKASPLPSHHKTNHASSPLTANVELELHPSPSLFFKETRGETLKPTEQHQVSVDIKTQVSEANSDLQKPQSKVDLQNPQTKVDLQNPQTKVDLQNPQTKVDLQNPQTKVDLQNPQTKVDLQNPQTKVDLQNPQSKVDLSKPQSKVDSAPSKGQGQGSGSGHSHQVKDSDTCPKKAQEAHLLNSHENRASNDKARQGKKEKADLDPSINKTSKGHHRRLGSGSGKVGGLSKGQAKDSKLQEARPGHSSSKVAKSDSGPKKGDQTKAVSTGNDHTKSDSGPKKGDQSKAVSTGKEQQCRDVPRAMRGQDKTYELPFVSTDEQENRDNEDPRWKKQAVLRTNQERYRVAHRLWRSPCVPDPNTNLTVFGTSHLAAQHSQGSAGRHPRKRWREMDEEFQPPRKRQRRFENVQFNVEQIKRSKIVVMNEFLKTLVTPHITRQVAKKLENSHQEKQYMLDLACEEVTAIQMFYDGLPDQDLTVTQEEVERGSQATEHVYQVFGDVYGYWGQEFFP
- the LOC126988914 gene encoding uncharacterized protein LOC126988914 isoform X1, which codes for MPVCAKLSVLDLLKMHIPRCPGCVCPVPAIACSGPQADADLLDILTFAGVIPEGNPVAPSQASSGTLLGKVDSGVEHLASFLQSQTSTQQHESPVLTPTPSHDSQVHPQLPTGVTLPHSPSTQRLSGVLSPKQIAPVTPSTQRSILPAAHQHQSSGPAFRPAPTTPKASPLPSHHKTNHASSPLTANVELELHPSPSLFFKETRGETLKPTEQHQVSVDIKTQVSEANSDLQKPQSKVDLQNPQTKVDLQNPQTKVDLQNPQTKVDLQNPQTKVDLQNPQTKVDLQNPQTKVDLQNPQSKVDLSKPQSKVDSAPSKGQGQGSGSGHSHQVKDSDTCPKKAQEAHLLNSHENRASNDKARQGKKEKADLDPSINKTSKGHHRRLGSGSGKVGGLSKGQAKDSKLQEARPGHSSSKVAKSDSGPKKGDQTKAVSTGKDHAKGDSGPKKGDQTKVVSTGKDHAKSDSGPKKGDQSKVVSTGNDHTKSDSGPKKGDQSKAVSTGNDHTKSDSGPKKGDQSKAVSTGKEQQCRDVPRAMRGQDKTYELPFVSTDEQENRDNEDPRWKKQAVLRTNQERYRVAHRLWRSPCVPDPNTNLTVFGTSHLAAQHSQGSAGRHPRKRWREMDEEFQPPRKRQRRFENVQFNVEQIKRSKIVVMNEFLKTLVTPHITRQVAKKLENSHQEKQYMLDLACEEVTAIQMFYDGLPDQDLTVTQEEVERGSQATEHVYQVFGDVYGYWGQEFFP
- the LOC126988914 gene encoding uncharacterized protein LOC126988914 isoform X15, with translation MPVCAKLSVLDLLKMHIPRCPGCVCPVPAIACSGPQADADLLDILTFAGVIPEGNPVAPSQASSGTLLGKVDSGVEHLASFLQSQTSTQQHESPVLTPTPSHDSQVHPQLPTGVTLPHSPSTQRLSGVLSPKQIAPVTPSTQRSILPAAHQHQSSGPAFRPAPTTPKASPLPSHHKTNHASSPLTANVELELHPSPSLFFKETRGETLKPTEQHQVSVDIKTQVSEANSDLQKPQSKVDLQNPQTKVDLQNPQTKVDLQNPQTKVDLQNPQTKVDLQNPQTKVDLQNPQTKVDLQNPQSKVDLSKPQSKVDSAPSKGQGQGSGSGHSHQVKDSDTCPKKAQEAHLLNSHENRASNDKARQGKKEKADLDPSINKTSKGHHRRLGSGSGKVGGLSKGQAKDSKLQEARPGHSSSKVAKSDSGPKKGDQTKVVSTGKDHAKSDSGPKKGDQSKAVSTGNDHTKSDSGPKKGDQSKAVSTGKEQQCRDVPRAMRGQDKTYELPFVSTDEQENRDNEDPRWKKQAVLRTNQERYRVAHRLWRSPCVPDPNTNLTVFGTSHLAAQHSQGSAGRHPRKRWREMDEEFQPPRKRQRRFENVQFNVEQIKRSKIVVMNEFLKTLVTPHITRQVAKKLENSHQEKQYMLDLACEEVTAIQMFYDGLPDQDLTVTQEEVERGSQATEHVYQVFGDVYGYWGQEFFP
- the LOC126988914 gene encoding uncharacterized protein LOC126988914 isoform X23 — protein: MPVCAKLSVLDLLKMHIPRCPGCVCPVPAIACSGPQADADLLDILTFAGVIPEGNPVAPSQASSGTLLGKVDSGVEHLASFLQSQTSTQQHESPVLTPTPSHDSQVHPQLPTGVTLPHSPSTQRLSGVLSPKQIAPVTPSTQRSILPAAHQHQSSGPAFRPAPTTPKASPLPSHHKTNHASSPLTANVELELHPSPSLFFKETRGETLKPTEQHQVSVDIKTQVSEANSDLQKPQSKVDLQNPQTKVDLQNPQTKVDLQNPQTKVDLQNPQTKVDLQNPQTKVDLQNPQTKVDLQNPQSKVDLSKPQSKVDSAPSKGQGQGSGSGHSHQVKDSDTCPKKAQEAHLLNSHENRASNDKARQGKKEKADLDPSINKTSKGHHRRLGSGSGKVGGLSKGQAKDSKLQEARPGHSSSKVAKSDSGPKKGDQTKAVSTGKDHAKGDSGPKKGDQTKAVSTGKEQQCRDVPRAMRGQDKTYELPFVSTDEQENRDNEDPRWKKQAVLRTNQERYRVAHRLWRSPCVPDPNTNLTVFGTSHLAAQHSQGSAGRHPRKRWREMDEEFQPPRKRQRRFENVQFNVEQIKRSKIVVMNEFLKTLVTPHITRQVAKKLENSHQEKQYMLDLACEEVTAIQMFYDGLPDQDLTVTQEEVERGSQATEHVYQVFGDVYGYWGQEFFP
- the LOC126988914 gene encoding uncharacterized protein LOC126988914 isoform X16, whose protein sequence is MPVCAKLSVLDLLKMHIPRCPGCVCPVPAIACSGPQADADLLDILTFAGVIPEGNPVAPSQASSGTLLGKVDSGVEHLASFLQSQTSTQQHESPVLTPTPSHDSQVHPQLPTGVTLPHSPSTQRLSGVLSPKQIAPVTPSTQRSILPAAHQHQSSGPAFRPAPTTPKASPLPSHHKTNHASSPLTANVELELHPSPSLFFKETRGETLKPTEQHQVSVDIKTQVSEANSDLQKPQSKVDLQNPQTKVDLQNPQTKVDLQNPQTKVDLQNPQTKVDLQNPQTKVDLQNPQTKVDLQNPQSKVDLSKPQSKVDSAPSKGQGQGSGSGHSHQVKDSDTCPKKAQEAHLLNSHENRASNDKARQGKKEKADLDPSINKTSKGHHRRLGSGSGKVGGLSKGQAKDSKLQEARPGHSSSKVAKSDSGPKKGDQTKAVSTGKDHAKGDSGPKKGDQTKAVSTGNDHTKSDSGPKKGDQSKAVSTGKEQQCRDVPRAMRGQDKTYELPFVSTDEQENRDNEDPRWKKQAVLRTNQERYRVAHRLWRSPCVPDPNTNLTVFGTSHLAAQHSQGSAGRHPRKRWREMDEEFQPPRKRQRRFENVQFNVEQIKRSKIVVMNEFLKTLVTPHITRQVAKKLENSHQEKQYMLDLACEEVTAIQMFYDGLPDQDLTVTQEEVERGSQATEHVYQVFGDVYGYWGQEFFP
- the LOC126988914 gene encoding uncharacterized protein LOC126988914 isoform X14 gives rise to the protein MPVCAKLSVLDLLKMHIPRCPGCVCPVPAIACSGPQADADLLDILTFAGVIPEGNPVAPSQASSGTLLGKVDSGVEHLASFLQSQTSTQQHESPVLTPTPSHDSQVHPQLPTGVTLPHSPSTQRLSGVLSPKQIAPVTPSTQRSILPAAHQHQSSGPAFRPAPTTPKASPLPSHHKTNHASSPLTANVELELHPSPSLFFKETRGETLKPTEQHQVSVDIKTQVSEANSDLQKPQSKVDLQNPQTKVDLQNPQTKVDLQNPQTKVDLQNPQTKVDLQNPQTKVDLQNPQTKVDLQNPQSKVDLSKPQSKVDSAPSKGQGQGSGSGHSHQVKDSDTCPKKAQEAHLLNSHENRASNDKARQGKKEKADLDPSINKTSKGHHRRLGSGSGKVGGLSKGQAKDSKLQEARPGHSSSKVAKSDSGPKKGDQTKVVSTGNDHTKSDSGPKKGDQSKAVSTGNDHTKSDSGPKKGDQSKAVSTGKEQQCRDVPRAMRGQDKTYELPFVSTDEQENRDNEDPRWKKQAVLRTNQERYRVAHRLWRSPCVPDPNTNLTVFGTSHLAAQHSQGSAGRHPRKRWREMDEEFQPPRKRQRRFENVQFNVEQIKRSKIVVMNEFLKTLVTPHITRQVAKKLENSHQEKQYMLDLACEEVTAIQMFYDGLPDQDLTVTQEEVERGSQATEHVYQVFGDVYGYWGQEFFP
- the LOC126988914 gene encoding uncharacterized protein LOC126988914 isoform X21, producing the protein MPVCAKLSVLDLLKMHIPRCPGCVCPVPAIACSGPQADADLLDILTFAGVIPEGNPVAPSQASSGTLLGKVDSGVEHLASFLQSQTSTQQHESPVLTPTPSHDSQVHPQLPTGVTLPHSPSTQRLSGVLSPKQIAPVTPSTQRSILPAAHQHQSSGPAFRPAPTTPKASPLPSHHKTNHASSPLTANVELELHPSPSLFFKETRGETLKPTEQHQVSVDIKTQVSEANSDLQKPQSKVDLQNPQTKVDLSKPQSKVDSAPSKGQGQGSGSGHSHQVKDSDTCPKKAQEAHLLNSHENRASNDKARQGKKEKADLDPSINKTSKGHHRRLGSGSGKVGGLSKGQAKDSKLQEARPGHSSSKVAKSDSGPKKGDQTKAVSTGKDHAKGDSGPKKGDQTKVVSTGKDHAKSDSGPKKGDQSKVVSTGNDHTKSDSGPKKGDQSKAVSTGNDHTKSDSGPKKGDQSKAVSTGKEQQCRDVPRAMRGQDKTYELPFVSTDEQENRDNEDPRWKKQAVLRTNQERYRVAHRLWRSPCVPDPNTNLTVFGTSHLAAQHSQGSAGRHPRKRWREMDEEFQPPRKRQRRFENVQFNVEQIKRSKIVVMNEFLKTLVTPHITRQVAKKLENSHQEKQYMLDLACEEVTAIQMFYDGLPDQDLTVTQEEVERGSQATEHVYQVFGDVYGYWGQEFFP
- the LOC126988914 gene encoding uncharacterized protein LOC126988914 isoform X8, translating into MPVCAKLSVLDLLKMHIPRCPGCVCPVPAIACSGPQADADLLDILTFAGVIPEGNPVAPSQASSGTLLGKVDSGVEHLASFLQSQTSTQQHESPVLTPTPSHDSQVHPQLPTGVTLPHSPSTQRLSGVLSPKQIAPVTPSTQRSILPAAHQHQSSGPAFRPAPTTPKASPLPSHHKTNHASSPLTANVELELHPSPSLFFKETRGETLKPTEQHQVSVDIKTQVSEANSDLQKPQSKVDLQNPQTKVDLQNPQTKVDLQNPQTKVDLQNPQTKVDLQNPQTKVDLQNPQTKVDLQNPQSKVDLSKPQSKVDSAPSKGQGQGSGSGHSHQVKDSDTCPKKAQEAHLLNSHENRASNDKARQGKKEKADLDPSINKTSKGHHRRLGSGSGKVGGLSKGQAKDSKLQEARPGHSSSKVAKSDSGPKKGDQTKAVSTGKDHAKGDSGPKKGDQTKVVSTGNDHTKSDSGPKKGDQSKAVSTGNDHTKSDSGPKKGDQSKAVSTGKEQQCRDVPRAMRGQDKTYELPFVSTDEQENRDNEDPRWKKQAVLRTNQERYRVAHRLWRSPCVPDPNTNLTVFGTSHLAAQHSQGSAGRHPRKRWREMDEEFQPPRKRQRRFENVQFNVEQIKRSKIVVMNEFLKTLVTPHITRQVAKKLENSHQEKQYMLDLACEEVTAIQMFYDGLPDQDLTVTQEEVERGSQATEHVYQVFGDVYGYWGQEFFP
- the LOC126988914 gene encoding uncharacterized protein LOC126988914 isoform X17, with the translated sequence MPVCAKLSVLDLLKMHIPRCPGCVCPVPAIACSGPQADADLLDILTFAGVIPEGNPVAPSQASSGTLLGKVDSGVEHLASFLQSQTSTQQHESPVLTPTPSHDSQVHPQLPTGVTLPHSPSTQRLSGVLSPKQIAPVTPSTQRSILPAAHQHQSSGPAFRPAPTTPKASPLPSHHKTNHASSPLTANVELELHPSPSLFFKETRGETLKPTEQHQVSVDIKTQVSEANSDLQKPQSKVDLQNPQTKVDLQNPQTKVDLQNPQTKVDLQNPQTKVDLQNPQTKVDLQNPQTKVDLQNPQSKVDLSKPQSKVDSAPSKGQGQGSGSGHSHQVKDSDTCPKKAQEAHLLNSHENRASNDKARQGKKEKADLDPSINKTSKGHHRRLGSGSGKVGGLSKGQAKDSKLQEARPGHSSSKVAKSDSGPKKGDQTKAVSTGKDHAKGDSGPKKGDQTKVVSTGKDHAKSDSGPKKGDQSKAVSTGKEQQCRDVPRAMRGQDKTYELPFVSTDEQENRDNEDPRWKKQAVLRTNQERYRVAHRLWRSPCVPDPNTNLTVFGTSHLAAQHSQGSAGRHPRKRWREMDEEFQPPRKRQRRFENVQFNVEQIKRSKIVVMNEFLKTLVTPHITRQVAKKLENSHQEKQYMLDLACEEVTAIQMFYDGLPDQDLTVTQEEVERGSQATEHVYQVFGDVYGYWGQEFFP
- the LOC126988914 gene encoding uncharacterized protein LOC126988914 isoform X20 → MPVCAKLSVLDLLKMHIPRCPGCVCPVPAIACSGPQADADLLDILTFAGVIPEGNPVAPSQASSGTLLGKVDSGVEHLASFLQSQTSTQQHESPVLTPTPSHDSQVHPQLPTGVTLPHSPSTQRLSGVLSPKQIAPVTPSTQRSILPAAHQHQSSGPAFRPAPTTPKASPLPSHHKTNHASSPLTANVELELHPSPSLFFKETRGETLKPTEQHQVSVDIKTQVSEANSDLQKPQSKVDLQNPQTKVDLQNPQTKVDLQNPQTKVDLQNPQTKVDLQNPQTKVDLQNPQTKVDLQNPQSKVDLSKPQSKVDSAPSKGQGQGSGSGHSHQVKDSDTCPKKAQEAHLLNSHENRASNDKARQGKKEKADLDPSINKTSKGHHRRLGSGSGKVGGLSKGQAKDSKLQEARPGHSSSKVAKSDSGPQTKVVSTGKDHAKSDSGPKKGDQSKAVSTGNDHTKSDSGPKKGDQSKAVSTGKEQQCRDVPRAMRGQDKTYELPFVSTDEQENRDNEDPRWKKQAVLRTNQERYRVAHRLWRSPCVPDPNTNLTVFGTSHLAAQHSQGSAGRHPRKRWREMDEEFQPPRKRQRRFENVQFNVEQIKRSKIVVMNEFLKTLVTPHITRQVAKKLENSHQEKQYMLDLACEEVTAIQMFYDGLPDQDLTVTQEEVERGSQATEHVYQVFGDVYGYWGQEFFP
- the LOC126988914 gene encoding uncharacterized protein LOC126988914 isoform X4 produces the protein MPVCAKLSVLDLLKMHIPRCPGCVCPVPAIACSGPQADADLLDILTFAGVIPEGNPVAPSQASSGTLLGKVDSGVEHLASFLQSQTSTQQHESPVLTPTPSHDSQVHPQLPTGVTLPHSPSTQRLSGVLSPKQIAPVTPSTQRSILPAAHQHQSSGPAFRPAPTTPKASPLPSHHKTNHASSPLTANVELELHPSPSLFFKETRGETLKPTEQHQVSVDIKTQVSEANSDLQKPQSKVDLQNPQTKVDLQNPQTKVDLQNPQTKVDLQNPQTKVDLQNPQTKVDLSKPQSKVDSAPSKGQGQGSGSGHSHQVKDSDTCPKKAQEAHLLNSHENRASNDKARQGKKEKADLDPSINKTSKGHHRRLGSGSGKVGGLSKGQAKDSKLQEARPGHSSSKVAKSDSGPKKGDQTKAVSTGKDHAKGDSGPKKGDQTKVVSTGKDHAKSDSGPKKGDQSKVVSTGNDHTKSDSGPKKGDQSKAVSTGNDHTKSDSGPKKGDQSKAVSTGKEQQCRDVPRAMRGQDKTYELPFVSTDEQENRDNEDPRWKKQAVLRTNQERYRVAHRLWRSPCVPDPNTNLTVFGTSHLAAQHSQGSAGRHPRKRWREMDEEFQPPRKRQRRFENVQFNVEQIKRSKIVVMNEFLKTLVTPHITRQVAKKLENSHQEKQYMLDLACEEVTAIQMFYDGLPDQDLTVTQEEVERGSQATEHVYQVFGDVYGYWGQEFFP
- the LOC126988914 gene encoding uncharacterized protein LOC126988914 isoform X7; this encodes MPVCAKLSVLDLLKMHIPRCPGCVCPVPAIACSGPQADADLLDILTFAGVIPEGNPVAPSQASSGTLLGKVDSGVEHLASFLQSQTSTQQHESPVLTPTPSHDSQVHPQLPTGVTLPHSPSTQRLSGVLSPKQIAPVTPSTQRSILPAAHQHQSSGPAFRPAPTTPKASPLPSHHKTNHASSPLTANVELELHPSPSLFFKETRGETLKPTEQHQVSVDIKTQVSEANSDLQKPQSKVDLQNPQTKVDLQNPQTKVDLQNPQTKVDLQNPQTKVDLQNPQTKVDLQNPQTKVDLQNPQSKVDLSKPQSKVDSAPSKGQGQGSGSGHSHQVKDSDTCPKKAQEAHLLNSHENRASNDKARQGKKEKADLDPSINKTSKGHHRRLGSGSGKVGGLSKGQAKDSKLQEARPGHSSSKVAKSDSGPKKGDQTKAVSTGKDHAKGDSGPKKGDQTKVVSTGKDHAKSDSGPKKGDQSKAVSTGNDHTKSDSGPKKGDQSKAVSTGKEQQCRDVPRAMRGQDKTYELPFVSTDEQENRDNEDPRWKKQAVLRTNQERYRVAHRLWRSPCVPDPNTNLTVFGTSHLAAQHSQGSAGRHPRKRWREMDEEFQPPRKRQRRFENVQFNVEQIKRSKIVVMNEFLKTLVTPHITRQVAKKLENSHQEKQYMLDLACEEVTAIQMFYDGLPDQDLTVTQEEVERGSQATEHVYQVFGDVYGYWGQEFFP
- the LOC126988914 gene encoding uncharacterized protein LOC126988914 isoform X3, with the translated sequence MPVCAKLSVLDLLKMHIPRCPGCVCPVPAIACSGPQADADLLDILTFAGVIPEGNPVAPSQASSGTLLGKVDSGVEHLASFLQSQTSTQQHESPVLTPTPSHDSQVHPQLPTGVTLPHSPSTQRLSGVLSPKQIAPVTPSTQRSILPAAHQHQSSGPAFRPAPTTPKASPLPSHHKTNHASSPLTANVELELHPSPSLFFKETRGETLKPTEQHQVSVDIKTQVSEANSDLQKPQSKVDLQNPQTKVDLQNPQTKVDLQNPQTKVDLQNPQTKVDLQNPQTKVDLQNPQSKVDLSKPQSKVDSAPSKGQGQGSGSGHSHQVKDSDTCPKKAQEAHLLNSHENRASNDKARQGKKEKADLDPSINKTSKGHHRRLGSGSGKVGGLSKGQAKDSKLQEARPGHSSSKVAKSDSGPKKGDQTKAVSTGKDHAKGDSGPKKGDQTKVVSTGKDHAKSDSGPKKGDQSKVVSTGNDHTKSDSGPKKGDQSKAVSTGNDHTKSDSGPKKGDQSKAVSTGKEQQCRDVPRAMRGQDKTYELPFVSTDEQENRDNEDPRWKKQAVLRTNQERYRVAHRLWRSPCVPDPNTNLTVFGTSHLAAQHSQGSAGRHPRKRWREMDEEFQPPRKRQRRFENVQFNVEQIKRSKIVVMNEFLKTLVTPHITRQVAKKLENSHQEKQYMLDLACEEVTAIQMFYDGLPDQDLTVTQEEVERGSQATEHVYQVFGDVYGYWGQEFFP
- the LOC126988914 gene encoding uncharacterized protein LOC126988914 isoform X6 codes for the protein MPVCAKLSVLDLLKMHIPRCPGCVCPVPAIACSGPQADADLLDILTFAGVIPEGNPVAPSQASSGTLLGKVDSGVEHLASFLQSQTSTQQHESPVLTPTPSHDSQVHPQLPTGVTLPHSPSTQRLSGVLSPKQIAPVTPSTQRSILPAAHQHQSSGPAFRPAPTTPKASPLPSHHKTNHASSPLTANVELELHPSPSLFFKETRGETLKPTEQHQVSVDIKTQVSEANSDLQKPQSKVDLQNPQTKVDLQNPQTKVDLQNPQTKVDLQNPQTKVDLQNPQTKVDLQNPQTKVDLQNPQSKVDLSKPQSKVDSAPSKGQGQGSGSGHSHQVKDSDTCPKKAQEAHLLNSHENRASNDKARQGKKEKADLDPSINKTSKGHHRRLGSGSGKVGGLSKGQAKDSKLQEARPGHSSSKVAKSDSGPKKGDQTKVVSTGKDHAKSDSGPKKGDQSKVVSTGNDHTKSDSGPKKGDQSKAVSTGNDHTKSDSGPKKGDQSKAVSTGKEQQCRDVPRAMRGQDKTYELPFVSTDEQENRDNEDPRWKKQAVLRTNQERYRVAHRLWRSPCVPDPNTNLTVFGTSHLAAQHSQGSAGRHPRKRWREMDEEFQPPRKRQRRFENVQFNVEQIKRSKIVVMNEFLKTLVTPHITRQVAKKLENSHQEKQYMLDLACEEVTAIQMFYDGLPDQDLTVTQEEVERGSQATEHVYQVFGDVYGYWGQEFFP
- the LOC126988914 gene encoding uncharacterized protein LOC126988914 isoform X19, producing the protein MPVCAKLSVLDLLKMHIPRCPGCVCPVPAIACSGPQADADLLDILTFAGVIPEGNPVAPSQASSGTLLGKVDSGVEHLASFLQSQTSTQQHESPVLTPTPSHDSQVHPQLPTGVTLPHSPSTQRLSGVLSPKQIAPVTPSTQRSILPAAHQHQSSGPAFRPAPTTPKASPLPSHHKTNHASSPLTANVELELHPSPSLFFKETRGETLKPTEQHQVSVDIKTQVSEANSDLQKPQSKVDLQNPQTKVDLQNPQSKVDLSKPQSKVDSAPSKGQGQGSGSGHSHQVKDSDTCPKKAQEAHLLNSHENRASNDKARQGKKEKADLDPSINKTSKGHHRRLGSGSGKVGGLSKGQAKDSKLQEARPGHSSSKVAKSDSGPKKGDQTKAVSTGKDHAKGDSGPKKGDQTKVVSTGKDHAKSDSGPKKGDQSKVVSTGNDHTKSDSGPKKGDQSKAVSTGNDHTKSDSGPKKGDQSKAVSTGKEQQCRDVPRAMRGQDKTYELPFVSTDEQENRDNEDPRWKKQAVLRTNQERYRVAHRLWRSPCVPDPNTNLTVFGTSHLAAQHSQGSAGRHPRKRWREMDEEFQPPRKRQRRFENVQFNVEQIKRSKIVVMNEFLKTLVTPHITRQVAKKLENSHQEKQYMLDLACEEVTAIQMFYDGLPDQDLTVTQEEVERGSQATEHVYQVFGDVYGYWGQEFFP
- the LOC126988914 gene encoding uncharacterized protein LOC126988914 isoform X24, with amino-acid sequence MPVCAKLSVLDLLKMHIPRCPGCVCPVPAIACSGPQADADLLDILTFAGVIPEGNPVAPSQASSGTLLGKVDSGVEHLASFLQSQTSTQQHESPVLTPTPSHDSQVHPQLPTGVTLPHSPSTQRLSGVLSPKQIAPVTPSTQRSILPAAHQHQSSGPAFRPAPTTPKASPLPSHHKTNHASSPLTANVELELHPSPSLFFKETRGETLKPTEQHQVSVDIKTQVSEANSDLQKPQSKVDLQNPQTKVDLQNPQTKVDLQNPQTKVDLQNPQTKVDLQNPQTKVDLQNPQTKVDLQNPQSKVDLSKPQSKVDSAPSKGQGQGSGSGHSHQVKDSDTCPKKAQEAHLLNSHENRASNDKARQGKKEKADLDPSINKTSKGHHRRLGSGSGKVGGLSKGQAKDSKLQEARPGHSSSKVAKSDSGPQTKVVSTGKDHAKSDSGPKKGDQSKAVSTGKEQQCRDVPRAMRGQDKTYELPFVSTDEQENRDNEDPRWKKQAVLRTNQERYRVAHRLWRSPCVPDPNTNLTVFGTSHLAAQHSQGSAGRHPRKRWREMDEEFQPPRKRQRRFENVQFNVEQIKRSKIVVMNEFLKTLVTPHITRQVAKKLENSHQEKQYMLDLACEEVTAIQMFYDGLPDQDLTVTQEEVERGSQATEHVYQVFGDVYGYWGQEFFP